The following proteins are encoded in a genomic region of Desulfosporosinus youngiae DSM 17734:
- the flgC gene encoding flagellar basal body rod protein FlgC produces the protein MGLFGGIEISASGLTAQRLRMDLTANNIANINTTRTGGLTPAGNQIPYSRQVAVFVPRPPETSFSKILGETMDLGNVGKGVQVANIRNDLTEPYRLEYNPDSPDAARVAEPGLPVGYVRQPNVNIVTEMVNMMTASRAYEANVTALNISKSMLSKALEIGRG, from the coding sequence ATGGGTCTCTTTGGAGGAATTGAAATAAGTGCTTCCGGTTTAACGGCCCAGCGCCTGCGCATGGATCTTACGGCTAATAATATCGCCAATATCAATACCACTCGTACGGGAGGACTGACTCCGGCGGGAAACCAGATCCCTTACAGCCGGCAAGTCGCCGTATTTGTTCCCCGTCCTCCCGAAACATCCTTTTCCAAAATTCTTGGAGAAACGATGGATCTCGGAAATGTCGGGAAAGGGGTACAAGTAGCGAACATTCGTAATGACCTTACGGAACCTTATCGTTTAGAGTATAACCCCGATTCTCCTGATGCGGCCAGGGTGGCTGAGCCCGGATTGCCGGTAGGCTATGTGCGTCAGCCCAACGTGAATATTGTGACGGAAATGGTGAATATGATGACGGCATCACGGGCCTATGAAGCAAATGTGACCGCTCTTAATATTAGTAAATCAATGCTTTCTAAAGCACTTGAGATTGGAAGGGGTTAA
- a CDS encoding protein-glutamate methylesterase/protein-glutamine glutaminase: MLSAHRGQIGVLIVDDSPFMRLTLQKILNSDPGIKVLDTAKDGREGILKLQSLRPDVVTMDVEMPVMDGLQALDEIMRWQPTSVIILSAVTTEGAQSTLKALDLGAVDVVAKASGKPGADLQAFSRDLIEKVKAAGLVNPARLKPQGSPFSPQIAPAPAPSATVPPIIVPSPGAPAAKAPSIAAGGTVHSGISKPTAQTSTSLKSPGLSPRSISAAKTGLLPKHAVEIVAIGTSTGGPTALQTVLPALPGNFPVPVLVAQHMPPGFTGPLAQRLNGLCALTVREGVHGEALKAGTVYVAPAGKQLQVQRRSGQLVLHIGDEAPIPTLYHPSVDVMFLSLGKEVGKGTLGVVMTGMGSDGTKGMKELKKLEGFAIAEAEETCVVYGMPRSLVDAGLADRIVPLGEIGKTIVECVMRRV; the protein is encoded by the coding sequence ATGTTGTCGGCGCATAGAGGTCAGATCGGAGTCCTGATCGTCGATGATTCCCCGTTCATGCGTTTAACTCTTCAGAAAATCCTCAATTCGGATCCGGGTATAAAGGTTTTGGATACGGCGAAAGACGGACGCGAAGGGATTTTGAAACTTCAGTCTCTCCGTCCGGACGTGGTAACCATGGATGTTGAGATGCCTGTCATGGATGGGCTTCAGGCCTTGGATGAAATCATGCGCTGGCAGCCTACCTCAGTGATCATCTTGAGTGCTGTGACGACGGAAGGCGCACAATCCACGCTGAAAGCGCTTGATTTGGGAGCTGTTGATGTTGTCGCTAAAGCGTCAGGAAAGCCCGGAGCAGATCTGCAGGCGTTTTCCCGTGATCTGATTGAGAAAGTTAAAGCCGCCGGGCTCGTCAATCCGGCTCGGCTAAAGCCTCAGGGATCACCGTTTTCTCCGCAGATTGCGCCCGCTCCGGCCCCTTCTGCAACAGTTCCTCCGATTATAGTTCCTTCCCCTGGGGCCCCTGCTGCTAAGGCTCCTTCTATAGCGGCGGGTGGAACAGTTCATTCCGGTATCTCAAAGCCGACGGCACAGACCTCAACGTCACTTAAAAGTCCGGGACTCAGCCCGCGGTCCATAAGTGCCGCTAAGACAGGTTTGCTGCCCAAACATGCCGTTGAAATTGTGGCTATCGGTACCTCGACGGGAGGGCCGACCGCACTTCAGACCGTTTTGCCTGCTCTTCCGGGAAATTTTCCGGTTCCGGTGCTGGTTGCCCAGCACATGCCCCCAGGGTTTACGGGTCCGCTCGCTCAACGATTGAATGGGCTGTGCGCACTTACTGTTCGGGAAGGTGTCCATGGCGAAGCCCTGAAAGCGGGAACTGTCTATGTGGCCCCGGCTGGTAAACAGCTTCAGGTTCAGCGCAGATCCGGTCAATTGGTTCTGCATATCGGGGATGAAGCTCCCATACCGACCCTTTATCACCCTTCAGTGGATGTGATGTTCCTTTCTTTAGGGAAGGAAGTCGGAAAAGGGACCTTGGGGGTCGTTATGACCGGAATGGGCAGTGATGGTACGAAGGGCATGAAGGAGCTTAAGAAGTTGGAGGGGTTTGCCATCGCTGAGGCAGAGGAAACTTGTGTGGTTTATGGTATGCCCAGGTCCTTGGTGGATGCCGGTCTGGCTGACCGAATTGTACCCCTGGGTGAGATCGGAAAAACGATTGTCGAATGTGTTATGAGGAGGGTATAA
- a CDS encoding chemotaxis protein CheW, giving the protein MAEEQLVTFSLGSEEFGVDIMRVQEIIRIPPITRVPKAETYIEGVINLRGNVIPVISLRARFGMTPVEETDLSRIVVLQVQTKVFGVRVDAVTEVLRIDTEAIEPPPPIALGMDSQFIRGVGKIGERLLILLDLDHIMGGETSNVVGA; this is encoded by the coding sequence ATGGCTGAAGAACAATTAGTAACCTTTAGCTTAGGTTCTGAAGAATTTGGTGTAGATATTATGCGTGTTCAGGAGATTATCCGTATTCCGCCAATTACCCGGGTTCCTAAAGCTGAGACTTATATTGAGGGTGTTATTAATCTGAGAGGGAATGTCATTCCGGTGATTAGTTTGCGGGCTCGTTTTGGCATGACTCCTGTGGAAGAAACTGACCTTAGCCGGATTGTCGTATTACAAGTTCAAACTAAAGTTTTCGGGGTCCGAGTGGATGCCGTAACTGAAGTCTTGCGTATTGACACTGAAGCAATAGAACCGCCTCCGCCGATCGCCTTAGGCATGGATTCACAGTTCATACGCGGAGTAGGGAAAATAGGGGAACGCCTGCTTATCCTCTTGGATCTCGATCACATCATGGGCGGAGAGACGAGTAATGTTGTCGGCGCATAG
- a CDS encoding chemotaxis protein CheA: MSQDDNQNMGVDLGEFIEFYLLDSQEQIEKLGAGLLQLEKEGENIGLINDLFRSAHSLKGASGTMGFTPIVALTHAAEDLLDHLRQGKMDVSLEMIDILLAVTDRVKAMLAQVEQRQEIRVEFEDLASSMRDLLNGEKPIEPVLAQNVQEDTKEAADFVPVNFALTPSESEKVSDAQSLGRGVYQVDVKLGSNTLMKAVRAVMATQRLEGMGSVIKLLPSIEELEVGSAEEFFLLVLCDEPREEIQRELLEISEIVEVVAHPYPNLETEDNTAEDMSKPVASDAELGMALNTAKLNVVSEQKAVKPLTAPKTAAEPKVESAGVEGNTQVHTIRVDTGRMDNLINLVGEMVITRTRLVQIGLDLKAQYSTDNMVNNLNEANVYLGRLMNDLQESVMRLRMVAIGTVFNRFPRLVRDLAKKTGKEIDLVLKGEDTELDKTVVEVIGDPLMHLIRNSVDHGIESPEDRRAAGKAEVGTITLNAYHEGNHIAILISDDGGGLDLDKIRRIAVSKGLIGEREELSERDMANLIFLPGFSTANVVTDISGRGVGMDVVKKALNNLGGMVDITTRRGKGSTFTIRLPLTLAIIQALLVEVGQEIYAVPLSSVLETLLVDRKDIKTVGGLPMVQLRGNTLPLISLQEKFDLPTPETESSEVYVVVVGFGDKALGLIVDELRGQQEVVIKSLGDFLNNLPGIAGATILGDGKVTLILDIGSLIQDVLVTRKV, encoded by the coding sequence GTGAGTCAGGATGATAACCAGAATATGGGGGTTGATCTAGGAGAATTTATAGAGTTTTATCTCTTGGATTCCCAGGAACAGATTGAAAAGCTTGGAGCTGGGCTCTTACAACTTGAGAAAGAGGGAGAAAATATCGGACTCATTAACGATCTTTTTCGCTCAGCCCACAGTTTAAAGGGAGCATCCGGGACAATGGGGTTCACGCCAATCGTTGCCCTGACTCATGCTGCTGAAGATTTGTTAGACCATTTGCGTCAAGGAAAAATGGATGTTTCGTTGGAAATGATCGATATATTATTGGCTGTGACAGACCGGGTGAAAGCGATGTTGGCTCAAGTGGAGCAGCGACAGGAGATAAGGGTTGAGTTTGAAGATTTGGCTTCCTCGATGCGGGATTTATTGAATGGAGAAAAGCCAATAGAACCGGTGCTTGCTCAGAACGTTCAGGAAGATACTAAAGAAGCTGCGGACTTTGTTCCGGTCAACTTTGCCCTGACACCCTCTGAATCGGAAAAAGTGAGCGATGCTCAGAGTTTAGGGCGCGGAGTTTATCAGGTCGATGTGAAACTTGGGTCTAATACGCTTATGAAGGCTGTTCGTGCCGTCATGGCAACTCAGCGGCTTGAGGGAATGGGCTCTGTGATTAAGCTTTTGCCGAGTATCGAGGAACTGGAAGTTGGCAGTGCAGAGGAATTTTTCCTGCTCGTGCTCTGTGATGAACCCCGGGAAGAAATTCAGAGAGAGCTATTGGAGATTTCAGAGATAGTGGAAGTCGTCGCACACCCTTACCCGAATTTAGAGACCGAAGACAACACTGCTGAGGATATGTCAAAACCTGTTGCGTCTGATGCGGAACTAGGGATGGCCCTTAATACTGCTAAGCTAAATGTCGTGTCTGAACAGAAAGCAGTTAAACCCCTGACGGCTCCGAAAACTGCTGCCGAACCAAAAGTTGAGTCTGCCGGTGTGGAAGGTAATACTCAAGTACATACAATTCGCGTAGATACGGGCCGGATGGATAATCTGATTAATCTTGTCGGGGAAATGGTCATTACCCGCACCCGTTTGGTGCAAATCGGTCTGGATTTGAAGGCCCAATACAGTACGGACAATATGGTGAACAATTTAAATGAAGCTAATGTTTACCTGGGACGATTAATGAATGACCTCCAGGAGAGTGTTATGCGCTTACGGATGGTAGCGATCGGAACCGTTTTTAATCGGTTCCCGCGTTTAGTCCGTGATCTGGCCAAAAAAACCGGCAAGGAAATTGACCTGGTCTTAAAAGGTGAAGATACAGAACTGGATAAGACCGTAGTTGAAGTCATCGGGGATCCCTTAATGCATCTCATTCGCAATTCAGTGGATCATGGCATCGAATCGCCTGAAGATCGCCGGGCGGCGGGTAAGGCTGAGGTTGGAACGATTACTTTGAATGCTTACCATGAAGGGAACCATATAGCGATTCTTATCTCGGATGATGGGGGAGGGCTGGATCTCGATAAAATCCGCCGGATTGCAGTTTCCAAAGGCCTGATTGGCGAGCGGGAGGAACTCTCTGAACGGGATATGGCGAATCTCATTTTTCTACCGGGCTTTAGCACTGCAAACGTAGTCACGGATATTTCCGGCCGCGGTGTCGGGATGGATGTTGTAAAAAAAGCCCTCAATAATCTTGGCGGGATGGTAGATATTACAACCCGCAGGGGAAAAGGAAGCACCTTTACTATTCGTTTGCCCTTAACCTTGGCGATTATTCAAGCCCTTCTTGTTGAAGTAGGACAAGAGATTTATGCTGTTCCGCTTTCTTCTGTTTTGGAGACTCTTTTGGTTGATCGAAAGGATATTAAGACTGTGGGCGGACTGCCAATGGTTCAATTGCGGGGAAATACCTTACCCCTCATATCTCTGCAGGAAAAGTTCGATCTTCCCACCCCGGAAACCGAAAGCAGTGAGGTTTACGTCGTCGTGGTAGGTTTCGGGGATAAAGCATTGGGGCTGATCGTGGATGAACTGCGCGGACAACAAGAAGTAGTGATCAAATCCTTGGGGGATTTTCTCAATAATCTCCCCGGAATTGCCGGCGCAACCATTCTCGGAGATGGCAAAGTCACACTGATACTTGATATAGGGTCTTTGATTCAAGACGTTTTGGTCACCCGCAAAGTATAG
- a CDS encoding flagellar protein FlaG yields MINPIQPNTQTTMIPMDAFSGQKLERSQDTPRQVVDRKKEIPSAREEIPREEIEKATEKLNRLMGIINKRYEFSIHESTQRLTVRIVDQQSGEVLHEIPSQKALELLESFSQMAGLLFDELV; encoded by the coding sequence TTGATCAATCCTATTCAACCGAATACTCAGACCACCATGATTCCGATGGATGCCTTTTCCGGGCAAAAGCTTGAACGATCCCAAGACACTCCTCGCCAGGTTGTAGACCGAAAGAAAGAAATCCCTTCTGCCCGTGAAGAAATACCCCGTGAGGAAATAGAAAAAGCTACGGAAAAGCTTAACCGTCTGATGGGAATCATTAATAAACGCTACGAGTTTAGCATCCATGAAAGTACCCAGCGTCTTACAGTTAGGATTGTTGATCAACAAAGCGGCGAAGTTTTACATGAAATTCCATCACAAAAGGCTTTGGAATTACTGGAGTCTTTCAGCCAGATGGCCGGTCTGCTTTTTGATGAACTGGTTTAA
- the fliS gene encoding flagellar export chaperone FliS: MMNPAMANAYKNQQIMTSSPEQLTLLLYNGAIRFLTESILAMEQGDMPKSHKANLRVQEIVTEFVRTLDMSYEMSKTWAQLYEYTEYCLIQGNIKKDVSLLQQAKGMLTELRDTWAEAMKKTHMSRAVGR; encoded by the coding sequence ATGATGAATCCAGCAATGGCAAACGCTTATAAGAATCAGCAGATTATGACGTCGTCACCGGAACAATTAACCCTATTGCTTTATAACGGGGCTATACGATTTCTGACGGAAAGTATCCTGGCGATGGAACAGGGGGATATGCCAAAATCCCATAAAGCAAATCTGCGCGTGCAGGAGATTGTAACTGAATTTGTACGCACGCTGGATATGAGTTATGAGATGTCGAAAACTTGGGCGCAGCTTTATGAATATACGGAGTACTGCCTCATCCAAGGCAACATCAAAAAAGATGTGAGCCTGCTGCAGCAGGCAAAAGGTATGTTGACTGAACTACGGGATACTTGGGCTGAAGCCATGAAAAAGACTCATATGTCCCGGGCGGTTGGCAGGTAA
- the fliD gene encoding flagellar filament capping protein FliD, which translates to MAVQGLGGIYGLSGSGMDIDSLVKQLMQAQQIKSDALFQKKTVAEWQKTAYNTVYDEISKFRDMVFNYKLQANLNPKKVTASNSLVATATANSSAANVSHSLVVAQLADGVKLTSTASLSTAGTAVDRTTIASQFYAGTAVEDIPKMVITIANGPAQATLTVDPTGSINDFVSQINKAGLNITANYDATLDRIFLTTNNSGAAADISFAGSNTAGMTFLTDKLKLPVSVLAGGSSLSSSGSIHSTVQVDFNKPLATQFKGLTDSTLRLANSATGTTQDIIIKITDTLQDVISKIFESGNAEAWFDPTTGQFGINPTQNGTLSIEDSDQSAKDLFSQLNMPATFNVGKVTTSRSSVYIPLDNAAVLKSQFAELESADSFTLNIANGADSPTAVVIDPANDTLESMLAKIRAVPGVDASYDETTGKVTLKSANGENLNFAGSDAAGTSFLANTLKLHQAGLDAVFKLDGVPLSQSENTFNISGVTYNLTAVSQDAEMLSPGVMNPNVGQATNITVANDIEKAVDGMQALVDAYNKIMESLNNKVKETRYKDFPPLTEAQKKELKETEITAWETKAKSGMLHNDSTLTSLLNAMRNAFNSVVSGVSGDYNIAAAIGITTGPDYTEGGKLYLNTDKLRKALETEPDVLTQLFGASGATNPDGTIDSKSQGIAGRLYDVIKITMDQLNEIAGTTSKAQYDTESNYAKKISDYAKQISTQEHRFESMQTAYYKQFNAMEVALQQLSAQSGWLATFGNNS; encoded by the coding sequence ATGGCTGTTCAAGGACTCGGGGGGATATATGGCCTTTCTGGTTCGGGTATGGATATTGACTCACTGGTTAAGCAATTAATGCAGGCGCAGCAAATAAAGAGCGATGCCTTGTTTCAAAAGAAAACCGTAGCGGAATGGCAAAAGACCGCCTACAATACGGTGTATGATGAGATCAGTAAATTTCGGGATATGGTGTTTAACTATAAGCTGCAAGCGAACTTAAACCCTAAAAAGGTTACTGCCAGTAACTCGTTGGTAGCCACCGCAACCGCTAATTCGAGTGCCGCGAATGTGAGCCATTCCTTAGTGGTTGCCCAGTTGGCGGACGGAGTAAAGCTGACCAGTACCGCCAGCCTTTCAACAGCGGGTACTGCGGTAGATAGGACTACAATCGCTTCCCAGTTCTACGCCGGGACTGCGGTGGAGGATATTCCCAAAATGGTGATCACAATCGCCAACGGGCCGGCTCAAGCTACCCTGACCGTCGATCCCACCGGCAGCATCAACGATTTTGTCAGTCAGATTAACAAGGCCGGCCTGAATATAACCGCTAATTATGATGCAACTTTGGATCGTATCTTTCTTACGACGAACAATTCCGGCGCGGCGGCCGATATTAGTTTTGCGGGGAGCAATACCGCGGGAATGACCTTTCTAACGGATAAGTTGAAACTGCCCGTTTCTGTGCTGGCCGGTGGCTCGAGCCTGTCCAGCAGCGGAAGTATTCACTCCACGGTGCAGGTAGACTTTAATAAACCCCTTGCCACTCAATTTAAGGGTCTAACAGACTCTACGCTCAGGCTGGCCAATTCTGCTACGGGTACGACTCAGGACATTATTATAAAAATTACCGATACTTTGCAGGATGTGATAAGCAAAATTTTTGAAAGCGGCAATGCCGAGGCCTGGTTTGATCCTACAACGGGACAGTTTGGCATTAATCCGACGCAGAATGGCACTCTTTCCATCGAGGATAGTGATCAAAGTGCTAAGGATTTGTTTAGTCAGCTGAATATGCCGGCAACGTTTAATGTGGGAAAAGTAACGACCAGCAGGAGCAGCGTTTATATTCCCTTAGATAATGCTGCGGTATTGAAAAGTCAGTTTGCCGAGCTGGAGTCCGCAGACTCTTTCACCTTGAACATTGCCAATGGCGCAGATTCACCTACAGCCGTAGTGATTGATCCCGCTAATGACACCTTGGAGAGCATGTTAGCTAAAATCAGGGCCGTTCCGGGAGTGGACGCTTCTTATGATGAGACCACGGGCAAGGTAACTTTGAAGTCCGCCAATGGAGAAAATCTTAATTTTGCCGGCAGTGATGCGGCGGGAACAAGTTTTCTGGCTAACACCTTAAAATTGCATCAAGCCGGGCTGGATGCAGTCTTTAAGTTAGACGGGGTGCCGCTGAGCCAATCTGAAAATACATTTAATATTTCCGGGGTCACCTATAATCTTACCGCTGTCTCCCAAGATGCGGAAATGCTGTCGCCGGGTGTTATGAATCCTAACGTTGGGCAAGCCACTAATATCACTGTGGCAAATGATATCGAAAAAGCTGTGGATGGCATGCAAGCTTTAGTTGATGCTTATAATAAAATTATGGAATCTCTGAACAACAAAGTCAAAGAAACCCGTTATAAAGATTTCCCCCCGCTTACGGAGGCCCAGAAGAAGGAATTGAAGGAAACAGAAATTACCGCTTGGGAGACAAAGGCCAAAAGCGGTATGCTTCATAACGATTCCACCCTGACAAGCCTGTTAAATGCCATGCGTAATGCCTTTAACAGTGTTGTTTCCGGAGTGAGCGGCGACTATAACATTGCCGCCGCAATCGGTATAACCACCGGCCCGGATTACACCGAAGGCGGCAAGCTCTATTTAAATACCGACAAATTACGGAAGGCGCTCGAGACTGAACCTGATGTATTGACTCAATTATTCGGTGCCTCGGGGGCGACGAACCCTGACGGTACAATCGATAGCAAATCTCAAGGGATTGCCGGGCGGTTGTATGACGTTATTAAGATTACTATGGATCAGTTGAATGAGATAGCCGGAACTACGTCCAAGGCACAGTACGATACCGAGAGTAATTATGCTAAGAAGATCAGCGATTATGCTAAACAGATCAGCACTCAAGAACACAGATTTGAAAGTATGCAAACGGCCTATTATAAGCAGTTTAATGCCATGGAGGTGGCTTTACAGCAGTTAAGTGCCCAAAGCGGTTGGTTGGCAACGTTTGGAAACAATTCTTAA
- a CDS encoding flagellar protein FlaG gives MDISATKNLLDFSGIANLTQTNPTFQPNQTPKADAAADIPPSTPATEDNSKEPLVDLQKLTPKIDALNKIFAFMDANIRFEIHEKTGQLMVQIYDQENDKVLKEFPPSEFLDTVASIRDYVGILLDKKI, from the coding sequence TTGGATATCAGCGCAACAAAAAACCTCCTTGATTTTAGTGGTATAGCTAATTTAACCCAGACAAATCCCACTTTTCAACCTAATCAAACCCCCAAGGCCGACGCCGCCGCGGATATACCCCCGTCCACCCCGGCAACGGAGGATAACTCAAAAGAACCCTTGGTAGATCTGCAAAAACTAACCCCAAAAATTGATGCCTTAAATAAAATCTTTGCATTCATGGATGCCAATATCCGGTTCGAAATCCACGAAAAAACCGGTCAGCTAATGGTGCAAATTTATGATCAAGAAAACGATAAAGTACTAAAAGAATTTCCACCCAGCGAATTCCTGGATACTGTAGCCTCAATTCGCGATTATGTAGGAATCCTGCTGGATAAAAAAATATAA
- a CDS encoding flagellin, whose product MIISHNIAALNTYRQLSSNSTQTSKALEKLSSGLRINKAGDDAAGLAISEKMRAQIRGLDQAARNSQDGISMIQTAEGGLNETHSILQRMRELADQAANDTNVGVDRNEIQKEINQLTSEINRIGNTTEFNTQKLLNGGGEVKEITMNTMQAGAASGAFKGGASLAPATAVAAEWDTGAFSVLSAGEDGTFEFNGVTITFDSVVATGGGGTSSHTINGDGDISIAIDTDDASTDDAQAALVIAALEDYRDNHNGGVNELTGFTFGGDGSGITITGTTAQGDTNNGLLVSVTGDVGIANTTKNDQLTTEGVTEVTAGSSSIPITTGKTSVAAVAAQWASGDLTALTDGQSGTISFAGVTINITGADGATQGISGVNQVGASLAIDTTVSGLGDTAAEQAQLIVDAFNAVKAAQPSTGSLANFTFEVEGDAIKITGTKADGAKNNDFTITSTENVQSAGAEINAGTAQAGITEVRGEYSFEIGTAFEKEGATLNIGGQTFTSVASGAKAASGEFNVGTDAKQQAISLAAAINANSDLNARFDAIVDGAKITLREKATQATGAAVSNGMVTGPTNDAVQGKYSFNVDQSVGVGGRYAVGGVNIEVTDDVNHAGLAKGTAVLYSADTTQQASNLANAIAANSALSEKFDVEATSNRITLTQKTSKETMIAATAQTSTNKNENFQASFQVGANSGQSMTIEVSDMRSVALGVSGKEASSKVTAKNGVEASYVAITNVTNGTDNTNVEYALDVSDHKKATAAISVINDAIETVSAERSKLGAYQNRLEHTINNLGTSSENLTAAESRVRDVDMAKEMMEFTKNNILSQAAQAMLAQANQQPQGVLQLLR is encoded by the coding sequence ATGATTATCAGTCACAACATCGCGGCACTTAACACGTATCGTCAGTTGAGCAGCAACAGCACACAGACCAGTAAGGCGTTGGAGAAATTATCATCCGGTCTGCGTATTAACAAAGCCGGTGACGATGCTGCCGGTCTGGCTATCTCGGAAAAGATGCGTGCTCAGATCCGTGGTTTGGATCAGGCTGCACGTAATTCTCAAGATGGTATTTCTATGATTCAAACTGCCGAGGGTGGTCTTAACGAAACTCATTCCATCCTGCAACGGATGCGGGAATTGGCAGACCAGGCAGCCAACGACACCAACGTAGGTGTTGATCGTAATGAAATCCAAAAGGAAATAAACCAGTTAACTTCTGAGATTAATCGTATCGGAAACACCACGGAATTCAACACCCAGAAACTACTAAACGGTGGCGGGGAAGTAAAAGAAATCACCATGAACACTATGCAAGCCGGGGCCGCCAGTGGGGCGTTTAAGGGTGGAGCTAGCCTTGCTCCCGCAACGGCGGTAGCGGCAGAATGGGATACTGGGGCATTTTCAGTATTGTCAGCCGGTGAGGATGGTACTTTCGAATTTAATGGTGTAACTATTACTTTTGACTCAGTAGTTGCTACAGGCGGAGGGGGTACGTCTTCGCATACAATTAATGGTGACGGGGATATTTCAATAGCTATCGATACAGATGATGCGAGTACTGATGATGCTCAAGCTGCTCTTGTAATTGCGGCTTTAGAAGACTACCGTGATAACCACAATGGTGGTGTTAATGAGTTAACCGGATTTACCTTTGGTGGAGATGGATCAGGAATTACTATAACGGGAACAACCGCACAAGGAGACACAAACAATGGCTTGTTGGTCTCGGTTACCGGAGATGTTGGTATTGCTAATACAACTAAAAATGACCAGTTGACCACAGAAGGTGTTACAGAGGTTACAGCAGGCTCATCCTCCATCCCCATTACCACCGGAAAAACTAGCGTGGCTGCAGTTGCAGCCCAATGGGCCTCCGGCGATTTAACCGCTTTGACTGACGGGCAATCCGGTACAATCTCCTTTGCCGGTGTAACCATCAACATCACAGGTGCTGATGGCGCAACTCAGGGAATTAGCGGTGTTAACCAAGTAGGTGCTAGCCTTGCTATTGATACTACTGTTTCGGGTTTAGGGGATACCGCAGCTGAACAGGCCCAACTCATAGTCGATGCCTTTAACGCTGTAAAAGCTGCCCAGCCTTCGACAGGTTCTCTTGCTAACTTTACCTTTGAAGTGGAAGGCGATGCAATAAAAATCACCGGGACAAAAGCGGACGGCGCTAAAAACAACGATTTCACAATAACATCCACAGAAAATGTCCAATCAGCGGGTGCGGAAATTAATGCTGGTACCGCACAAGCAGGCATAACCGAAGTCCGCGGCGAATACAGCTTCGAAATCGGTACCGCTTTTGAAAAAGAGGGAGCCACCCTTAATATAGGCGGTCAAACCTTTACCTCCGTCGCCTCCGGTGCAAAAGCGGCCAGCGGTGAGTTTAATGTCGGTACCGATGCCAAACAACAAGCCATCAGCCTGGCTGCAGCAATCAATGCTAACAGCGACTTAAACGCCCGCTTTGACGCTATCGTTGACGGCGCAAAAATTACCCTGCGCGAAAAAGCTACCCAAGCCACAGGGGCAGCCGTTTCTAACGGTATGGTTACCGGTCCGACCAATGATGCCGTACAAGGCAAATATTCCTTTAATGTAGACCAATCAGTAGGAGTAGGCGGCAGATATGCAGTGGGCGGTGTAAACATCGAAGTAACTGACGATGTTAACCATGCCGGACTAGCCAAAGGCACAGCTGTACTCTACTCGGCAGATACTACCCAGCAAGCATCAAATTTAGCCAACGCTATTGCAGCCAATTCTGCTCTCAGTGAAAAGTTTGATGTAGAAGCTACCAGCAACCGCATTACTTTAACCCAAAAGACGAGTAAAGAAACCATGATCGCCGCTACAGCACAAACGAGTACTAATAAAAACGAGAACTTCCAGGCTTCCTTCCAAGTGGGTGCCAACAGCGGCCAAAGCATGACCATCGAAGTAAGCGACATGAGATCCGTAGCCCTCGGTGTTAGCGGCAAGGAAGCCAGTTCCAAAGTTACCGCTAAAAATGGCGTAGAAGCGTCCTATGTCGCTATTACCAATGTTACCAACGGTACGGACAATACTAACGTCGAATACGCCTTAGATGTTTCCGACCATAAAAAAGCAACGGCAGCCATCAGCGTTATCAACGATGCCATTGAAACCGTCTCCGCCGAGCGTTCCAAACTGGGTGCCTACCAAAACCGCCTCGAACACACCATCAATAACCTCGGCACTTCCAGTGAAAACCTCACCGCAGCTGAGTCCCGTGTTCGCGACGTAGACATGGCCAAAGAAATGATGGAGTTCACCAAGAACAACATCCTTTCTCAAGCCGCTCAAGCTATGCTGGCTCAAGCCAACCAACAACCCCAAGGTGTACTGCAGCTCCTCAGATAA
- a CDS encoding DUF2922 domain-containing protein yields MVTTQQKTLRLTFATTLGSTFTLTLPSPRADLTAAEAEAAMELIIAKNMFFTTGGELIGKKDIKITDSTTTDLYDPPQY; encoded by the coding sequence ATGGTAACTACTCAGCAGAAAACCCTTCGGCTGACCTTTGCTACAACGCTGGGCAGCACATTTACGCTTACCCTGCCGTCGCCAAGGGCAGACCTAACCGCCGCGGAAGCTGAAGCCGCTATGGAACTGATTATTGCCAAAAATATGTTTTTCACCACCGGCGGTGAATTGATCGGGAAAAAAGATATCAAAATCACGGATTCAACAACCACCGATTTATATGATCCGCCACAGTATTAA